Proteins from one Oscillatoria nigro-viridis PCC 7112 genomic window:
- a CDS encoding alpha/beta fold hydrolase — protein sequence MTAQQLVSATSFEKLIWTWKGHKIQYTVQGTGRPLILIHGFGASIGHWRQNIPPLAAGGYRVFALDLLGFGASAKPALDYTLELWEELLTDFWADLVQEPAVFVGNSIGALLSLMVVANHPEISAGAVLINCAGGLNHRPDELNFPLRVVMGTFTKLVRSPLIGPFVFNNIRQKHRIRNTLRQVYGNREAITDELVELLHAPSCEPGAQQVFASILTAPPGPQPSELLPKVDRPLLVLWGADDPWTPIAGSQIYQQLAANGKSVKFVSIPHTGHCPHDERPSEVNALILDWLLEVK from the coding sequence GTGACTGCACAACAATTAGTATCTGCAACCAGCTTTGAAAAATTAATTTGGACTTGGAAAGGTCACAAAATTCAATATACCGTCCAAGGAACCGGCCGCCCTCTGATTTTGATTCACGGATTTGGGGCTTCGATCGGACATTGGCGGCAAAATATCCCCCCACTAGCGGCCGGCGGCTATCGCGTATTTGCTCTGGACTTGCTGGGATTCGGTGCTTCGGCCAAACCAGCCCTAGATTACACTCTGGAATTGTGGGAAGAATTGCTGACAGATTTCTGGGCGGATCTGGTACAGGAACCGGCTGTATTTGTGGGGAATTCGATCGGCGCTTTGCTGAGTTTGATGGTAGTCGCCAACCATCCAGAAATATCAGCAGGTGCAGTCTTAATCAACTGTGCCGGCGGGCTCAACCACCGGCCCGACGAACTGAATTTCCCGCTGCGAGTAGTGATGGGGACTTTTACTAAATTAGTTCGATCGCCCCTGATCGGCCCGTTTGTCTTCAACAACATCCGCCAAAAACACCGCATCCGCAACACCCTGCGCCAAGTCTACGGGAACCGCGAAGCCATCACCGACGAACTCGTAGAACTCCTGCACGCCCCCTCCTGCGAGCCCGGAGCTCAACAAGTGTTTGCCTCGATTCTCACAGCCCCTCCAGGCCCTCAACCGTCAGAATTGCTGCCCAAAGTCGATCGTCCGTTATTGGTACTTTGGGGCGCAGACGACCCGTGGACGCCCATCGCCGGCAGCCAGATTTATCAACAATTGGCCGCCAACGGTAAATCAGTGAAATTTGTTTCAATTCCCCACACAGGCCACTGTCCCCACGACGAGCGGCCGAGTGAAGTCAACGCTCTGATTTTGGACTGGCTGCTGGAAGTGAAGTAA
- a CDS encoding adenylate/guanylate cyclase domain-containing protein, translating into MMNDHPLPAIPKDILIVDDMPDNLRLLSTMLTSHGYHVRKAINGNLALQGAQISPPDLILLDINMPQMNGYEVCEQLKLSEKSKDIPVIFISALDDVLEKVKAFQVGGVDYITKPFQVEEVLARVQNQLSLRSLQSKLQLQARELHDRNSRLQEEIAERQRAEESIRFLLETTRAIGEAVDFHSALEVILHQVGETIGWDVGEAWIPDAEGTVLQSARGWYASNARMDAFRRQSEQLTFAMNIGLPGRVWASKQAEWVEDISRGYPDFFRSQIALELGFKAGFGVPILVGDEVLAVLVFFKSSSGGKDARFIDVFNAVGTQLGSLIQRKQAEELLRIAQEKYHSIVENAMEGIFQSTPSGGYLSANPALAKLYGYDSPEELMSEIKNIAQQLYVDPERRLEFVAAMDAENAVSGFESMVCRKDGRRIWVSENVRAVRDSKGELLYYEGTVSDITERKLAQEALKVQQEQSEKLLLNILPKPIAERLKAEQSTIADSFAQVSVLFADIVGFTELSARMSPTELVKRLNVIFSHFDQLAEKYGVEKIKTIGDAYMVVGGLPTPRQDHAEAIAQMALGMQAKIAKLCAETGEKLAIRVGINSGPVVAGVIGVSKFTYDLWGDTVNVAARMEATGFAGSIQVTDVTYELLKDKYLFERRGVIPVKGKGDMMTYWLLQKK; encoded by the coding sequence ATGATGAACGACCATCCATTACCAGCGATTCCTAAAGACATTCTGATCGTTGACGATATGCCGGATAATTTGCGACTTTTATCTACTATGCTGACATCTCACGGGTATCATGTCAGGAAGGCTATTAACGGAAACTTGGCTCTGCAAGGGGCGCAAATATCTCCTCCCGATCTAATTTTACTAGATATTAATATGCCGCAAATGAACGGGTATGAAGTTTGCGAGCAGTTAAAGTTAAGCGAAAAAAGTAAAGATATTCCGGTAATTTTTATTAGTGCGCTAGATGACGTACTGGAAAAAGTTAAAGCTTTTCAAGTAGGAGGAGTGGATTATATTACTAAACCGTTTCAAGTAGAAGAAGTCTTAGCCCGCGTCCAAAACCAACTTTCCCTTCGTTCGCTGCAATCCAAACTGCAACTGCAAGCTAGGGAACTGCACGATCGCAATTCTAGATTGCAGGAAGAAATCGCAGAACGGCAGCGGGCTGAAGAATCAATCCGGTTTTTGCTGGAAACTACGCGGGCGATCGGCGAAGCTGTAGATTTTCACTCAGCTTTAGAAGTAATTTTGCACCAAGTTGGCGAAACAATCGGATGGGATGTAGGAGAAGCTTGGATTCCCGATGCAGAAGGAACTGTGCTGCAATCTGCCCGGGGCTGGTATGCAAGCAACGCGAGGATGGATGCGTTCCGCAGGCAAAGCGAACAACTAACATTTGCCATGAATATAGGGCTGCCGGGACGAGTTTGGGCATCCAAGCAAGCGGAATGGGTAGAAGATATTTCCAGGGGCTACCCCGATTTTTTCCGAAGTCAGATAGCACTAGAACTCGGATTCAAAGCGGGTTTTGGCGTGCCGATTTTGGTAGGCGATGAAGTATTGGCAGTGCTAGTTTTCTTTAAAAGTTCGTCGGGTGGGAAAGATGCACGATTTATAGACGTGTTTAATGCGGTCGGCACTCAATTAGGTTCTTTGATTCAGCGCAAACAAGCAGAAGAGTTGCTGCGTATTGCCCAAGAAAAATATCACAGCATTGTAGAAAATGCGATGGAAGGCATTTTTCAAAGCACGCCTTCAGGAGGCTATCTCAGCGCTAATCCAGCTTTGGCAAAATTGTACGGTTACGACTCGCCAGAAGAACTGATGTCCGAGATTAAAAATATTGCTCAGCAACTCTACGTTGACCCGGAACGCCGCCTCGAATTTGTGGCTGCTATGGATGCTGAAAATGCCGTTTCGGGGTTTGAATCTATGGTATGTCGCAAAGACGGGCGCCGGATTTGGGTGTCAGAAAATGTTCGGGCTGTTCGAGATTCAAAAGGTGAGCTACTCTACTATGAGGGTACTGTTTCTGACATTACAGAGCGCAAATTAGCGCAAGAAGCGCTAAAAGTTCAACAAGAACAAAGCGAGAAGTTGCTGTTAAATATTTTACCCAAACCAATTGCAGAACGCTTGAAGGCAGAGCAAAGCACGATCGCCGACAGTTTTGCCCAAGTAAGTGTTTTATTTGCTGATATTGTTGGCTTTACTGAGTTGTCTGCGAGAATGTCTCCCACCGAGTTGGTAAAGCGCTTGAACGTAATTTTTTCGCACTTCGACCAGTTAGCTGAAAAGTACGGTGTGGAGAAAATTAAGACTATTGGCGATGCTTACATGGTAGTCGGGGGGTTGCCTACGCCGAGACAGGATCACGCCGAGGCGATCGCCCAAATGGCCCTGGGAATGCAGGCAAAAATAGCAAAGTTGTGCGCCGAGACAGGGGAAAAACTGGCCATTCGCGTTGGCATCAATTCCGGGCCGGTGGTTGCGGGAGTAATTGGTGTGAGCAAGTTTACCTATGATTTGTGGGGAGATACGGTGAATGTAGCGGCGAGGATGGAAGCTACGGGTTTTGCAGGCAGCATTCAAGTTACGGATGTTACTTATGAGCTTTTGAAAGATAAGTATTTGTTTGAGAGGCGAGGCGTGATTCCGGTAAAAGGTAAGGGGGATATGATGACTTATTGGCTGCTACAAAAAAAGTGA
- a CDS encoding trifunctional serine/threonine-protein kinase/ATP-binding protein/sensor histidine kinase → MISLPGYRIDGELYTNPHTVIYRGMQLEEQKPVILKTLTPPYPTPAQISQLLHESEILKNLNSPGIVKLYKIETYNHFPVLVLEDFGGVSLKKFLSNNQLELQQFLHIGIKLAETLGQLHEHHIIHKDIKPSNIIVNIQTGDVKIADFAIASLLPGENPAPSHPHLLEGTLAYMSPEQTGRMNRAIDYRTDFYSLGVTFYEMLCGELPFQAIDPMELVHCHIAKTPVSPCEHRKQKVESRSIEGRINQVGTKEIPQVVSDLVMKLLAKTAEDRYQSAFGLLYDLENCLAQLQTTGEISHITLGEQDRSSHLQISQKFYGREVEVNMLLSIFQRMRRGNTEIVLISGCAGVGKSSLVYEVYKPIRLESGYFIDCKFEQFKRDIPYGFLLQAFQDLLRQIFTENAAEIHVWKQKILKALGGNCQVIIEAIPEVELIVGPQPPVPDLGANESQNRFNLVFQNFIRVFAQKEHPLVIFLDDLQWVDSASLKLIELLATDLGTQYLLIIGAYREPEVDANHPLMLTAEAIKKAGGTVSAIALSPLDISSVNQFVADTLNCAPEKSLSLAELLLRKTAGNPFFLTQLIKFLYSKTLIQFKCSPVNNVVELAEPNLSGLAQPISEQIVKKCHITGEWQWDIEQIKEMGITENVVELMIDNIQKLSDNTQELLKLAACIGNKFDLEILSTIAEKPLASAATDLGEALQSGLILLVINAYKIPIALAARTEVTDTISRDFTDEFSLPVADVPSATYKFLHERVQQAAYALISDYQKQEIHLKIGKFLLQNAPPEQLEEHIFDTVNQLNYAKEIIGSQLEKFKLCQLNLIAARKAKASAAYELALKYLTAGIELLPPESWQTDYDLTLALYESAAEAAYLNTDFEAMEKWAIIVLQHAKNELDKIKVFEIRIIACAMQTQLQESVKIGREALKMLGINFPELPIPLHIQQAMAKTAAYLSDKKIEDLINLPVMTNPHKLATMRVLSSMLSATFIVEPVLLPLIVCEQVNLSINYGNSTFSAFGYANYGAILKGIVRDIESGDRFGQLALNLIDRLNALEFKSKTLNLVAFILMNGKHHVKDSLPLLEDAYQSALENGDLECVGYSAVNICQSLYFIGQELPQLERRMVNYNHLLFQLKQETVLTWNQIYQHTILQLMGKLESPHLVLGEAYSEEKLLSLLLKSNDRVGLQHFYLQKLILAYLFGDTATALENAAQAEVYLDGVAGFINVSEYQFYDSLARLAAYPSATNEEQEEHIFYAVSNRKKLQQKALSAPMNLQHKCDLITAEKARVLGNVVRAMEYYDRAIEGAQENGYIQIQALASELAGAFYLSIGREKNSKTYLTEARYCYQRWGATAKAAHLESKYSHLLTSGSISTNIETHKSTSSASTTNDSAGVLDLTTVVKASQTLAGEIVLDKLLAKMMKIVIENAGGQRGFLILEKEGEWVIEASGAVDVDRVAVMQSIPIDFVADDREVTLLAVAVVNYVARTQESIVLNDASREGQFTRTPYIIAVQPKSILCTPLINQGQLAGILYLENNLTTGAFTQDRLEILKLLSSQISISIENAQLYANLHQFNQNLENLVQQRTSELSQTLEDLKSAQNKLVESEKMAALGGLVAGVAHEINTPIGIGITAASLLAEKATKFFEVYSNGSIKRSELEKFLDTAMQSSNMILSNLTRAADLIHSFKEVAVDQSSELKRTFNVKNYLEEILISLTAKLKRTKHKIEIKCDENIVVDSYPGVVCQIVTNLVLNSLIHAYDGEDEGVLAFDFKLEGDRLIFEYADNGKGIDPENLSKIFEPFFTTKRGQGGTGLGLHIIYNLVTQKLKGTISCTSQVNKGTKFMIEFPAKISS, encoded by the coding sequence ATGATTTCTCTCCCAGGATACCGCATTGACGGAGAACTTTATACAAACCCTCACACAGTTATTTATCGAGGGATGCAGCTTGAGGAACAAAAACCCGTTATCCTCAAAACTCTCACGCCGCCATACCCTACCCCAGCGCAAATATCCCAACTGCTGCACGAATCTGAAATTCTTAAAAATTTGAATTCCCCCGGAATAGTCAAGCTTTACAAAATAGAAACATACAATCACTTTCCGGTTTTAGTTTTAGAAGATTTTGGTGGGGTTTCCCTAAAAAAGTTTCTCAGCAACAACCAGCTAGAGTTACAACAATTTCTGCATATTGGCATCAAACTAGCAGAAACTCTTGGGCAACTCCACGAACACCACATCATCCATAAGGATATTAAACCCAGCAATATTATTGTCAATATCCAGACAGGAGATGTCAAGATTGCTGATTTTGCGATCGCCTCCCTGCTACCGGGCGAAAACCCCGCCCCCAGCCATCCCCATTTACTCGAAGGCACTCTCGCCTATATGTCTCCCGAACAAACGGGACGGATGAATCGGGCGATCGACTACCGCACCGATTTTTATTCTTTAGGCGTCACCTTTTATGAAATGCTTTGTGGCGAATTGCCTTTTCAGGCGATCGATCCCATGGAATTAGTACACTGCCATATTGCCAAAACGCCAGTTTCTCCTTGTGAACACAGAAAGCAAAAAGTAGAAAGCAGAAGCATAGAAGGCAGAATCAATCAAGTAGGAACCAAGGAGATTCCTCAAGTCGTTTCCGATCTCGTCATGAAACTATTAGCAAAAACAGCCGAAGACAGGTATCAAAGTGCTTTCGGACTTTTGTACGACTTGGAAAATTGTCTCGCTCAACTGCAAACTACAGGTGAAATTTCCCACATCACCCTCGGCGAGCAAGATCGGTCAAGTCACCTGCAAATTTCCCAAAAATTTTACGGGCGAGAAGTAGAAGTTAATATGCTTCTCAGTATCTTCCAGCGGATGAGGCGGGGCAATACAGAAATCGTGCTGATTTCTGGTTGTGCAGGTGTGGGCAAATCGTCGTTAGTATATGAAGTTTACAAGCCGATTCGGCTGGAAAGCGGCTATTTTATTGACTGCAAATTTGAGCAATTTAAGCGCGATATTCCCTACGGTTTTTTGCTCCAAGCTTTTCAAGATTTGTTGCGACAAATTTTCACAGAAAATGCCGCAGAAATCCATGTTTGGAAACAAAAAATTTTAAAAGCACTCGGCGGCAACTGCCAAGTAATTATTGAAGCAATTCCCGAAGTAGAACTGATTGTCGGACCGCAGCCCCCCGTCCCAGATTTAGGAGCAAATGAATCTCAAAATCGCTTTAATTTAGTATTTCAAAACTTCATCCGGGTCTTTGCTCAAAAAGAACACCCTCTAGTAATTTTCCTGGACGACTTGCAGTGGGTCGATTCAGCATCTCTCAAGTTAATAGAACTGCTAGCAACTGACCTGGGAACTCAATATTTATTAATAATTGGAGCTTATAGAGAACCGGAAGTAGATGCAAATCATCCCCTAATGCTGACCGCCGAAGCAATTAAAAAAGCAGGCGGCACTGTGAGCGCGATCGCCCTTTCGCCTTTGGATATAAGCAGCGTCAACCAATTCGTTGCCGATACTTTGAACTGCGCCCCAGAAAAATCCCTAAGTTTAGCAGAATTGCTTTTGCGAAAAACCGCTGGAAATCCCTTCTTTTTAACTCAATTAATAAAATTTCTTTACTCAAAAACTTTAATTCAATTTAAATGTTCACCAGTGAATAATGTGGTCGAGCTAGCTGAACCTAACCTGTCGGGCTTAGCGCAACCAATCTCAGAGCAAATTGTGAAAAAATGCCATATCACAGGGGAGTGGCAGTGGGATATCGAACAAATAAAAGAAATGGGAATAACTGAAAATGTTGTAGAATTAATGATAGATAATATTCAAAAACTTTCAGATAATACCCAGGAACTGCTTAAATTAGCCGCTTGTATCGGGAACAAATTTGATTTAGAAATTCTCTCGACCATCGCCGAAAAACCTCTAGCGTCCGCAGCAACAGACCTCGGAGAGGCACTTCAGTCCGGTCTGATTTTGCTCGTGATTAACGCCTACAAAATTCCGATCGCACTAGCAGCAAGGACAGAAGTAACAGACACAATATCTAGAGACTTTACCGATGAATTTTCCCTACCAGTGGCTGATGTTCCTAGCGCCACTTACAAATTTTTGCATGAGCGAGTGCAGCAAGCAGCTTATGCTTTAATATCCGATTATCAAAAACAAGAAATTCATCTCAAGATCGGCAAATTTTTACTACAGAATGCACCGCCAGAGCAATTAGAAGAGCATATTTTTGATACCGTAAACCAACTCAATTATGCCAAAGAAATCATCGGCAGTCAATTAGAAAAATTTAAATTATGCCAATTAAATTTAATTGCAGCCCGCAAAGCAAAAGCAAGTGCAGCTTACGAACTTGCCCTCAAATACTTAACCGCAGGTATTGAACTGCTTCCCCCCGAAAGTTGGCAAACTGACTACGACTTGACTCTTGCACTCTACGAGTCAGCAGCAGAAGCTGCTTACCTGAATACCGACTTTGAAGCAATGGAAAAATGGGCGATAATTGTCCTGCAACACGCAAAAAATGAACTAGACAAAATCAAAGTGTTTGAAATCAGAATCATAGCTTGTGCGATGCAAACCCAACTCCAAGAATCGGTAAAAATTGGTCGGGAAGCACTAAAAATGTTAGGAATCAACTTTCCAGAATTGCCGATTCCCCTCCACATTCAGCAAGCAATGGCTAAAACAGCAGCTTATTTAAGCGACAAAAAAATAGAAGATTTAATTAACTTGCCGGTGATGACAAATCCGCACAAATTAGCAACTATGCGCGTGCTTTCCAGTATGTTGTCAGCTACATTTATAGTTGAACCTGTGCTGCTGCCGCTGATTGTGTGCGAGCAAGTTAATTTATCTATTAATTACGGAAACTCTACTTTTTCTGCCTTCGGTTATGCTAATTACGGAGCAATTTTAAAAGGAATAGTTAGAGATATTGAATCTGGCGATCGCTTTGGTCAATTAGCTTTAAATTTGATCGATAGATTAAATGCGTTAGAATTCAAAAGCAAAACGCTTAATTTAGTAGCATTCATTTTGATGAACGGCAAGCATCACGTTAAAGACTCTTTGCCGCTATTAGAGGACGCCTATCAAAGCGCGCTAGAAAATGGGGATTTAGAATGTGTCGGATATTCAGCCGTAAATATTTGTCAGTCTTTGTATTTCATCGGTCAAGAATTGCCCCAACTGGAACGGAGAATGGTAAATTACAACCATTTGCTGTTTCAACTCAAACAAGAAACTGTATTGACTTGGAATCAAATATATCAGCACACTATTTTGCAATTGATGGGAAAATTGGAAAGTCCACACCTGGTATTAGGTGAAGCCTACAGCGAAGAAAAATTGTTGTCGCTGCTGTTGAAATCTAACGATAGGGTGGGACTACAGCACTTTTATTTGCAAAAATTAATACTAGCGTATTTATTTGGAGATACCGCTACAGCGCTAGAAAATGCAGCGCAAGCCGAAGTATATTTAGACGGAGTTGCAGGCTTTATTAATGTTTCTGAATACCAGTTTTACGATTCTCTAGCCCGCCTAGCAGCCTATCCATCTGCCACAAATGAAGAACAAGAAGAGCATATTTTTTACGCTGTCAGTAACCGAAAAAAACTGCAACAAAAAGCGCTTTCTGCGCCCATGAATCTTCAGCACAAATGCGACTTAATTACTGCAGAAAAAGCGCGCGTTTTGGGCAATGTTGTGAGAGCAATGGAATATTACGATCGCGCAATTGAAGGAGCCCAAGAAAACGGATACATACAAATACAAGCACTAGCATCAGAATTGGCAGGAGCATTTTATTTATCCATAGGACGAGAAAAAAATTCTAAAACTTACTTGACAGAAGCGCGTTATTGCTATCAGCGCTGGGGAGCAACAGCCAAAGCAGCGCATTTAGAATCCAAATACTCGCACTTGCTAACTTCAGGCTCGATTTCAACTAATATTGAAACTCACAAATCTACCAGCAGCGCTTCCACTACGAACGACAGTGCAGGCGTGCTAGACTTGACCACAGTAGTTAAAGCATCGCAAACCTTAGCCGGGGAAATAGTTCTAGACAAACTGCTGGCAAAAATGATGAAAATTGTTATTGAAAATGCCGGGGGACAAAGAGGCTTTTTAATACTAGAAAAAGAGGGTGAATGGGTGATTGAAGCATCAGGAGCTGTAGATGTCGATCGCGTTGCTGTCATGCAATCAATTCCGATAGATTTTGTAGCCGACGATCGAGAAGTAACTTTGCTGGCAGTTGCAGTTGTGAATTACGTCGCCCGCACTCAGGAAAGTATAGTTTTAAACGATGCCAGCCGCGAAGGACAATTTACTCGCACTCCCTATATAATAGCCGTTCAACCTAAATCTATTCTTTGCACTCCGTTAATTAATCAAGGCCAACTCGCGGGCATTCTATATTTAGAAAACAATCTGACTACAGGCGCTTTTACACAAGACAGGTTAGAAATATTAAAACTGCTGTCTTCTCAAATTTCTATCTCTATCGAAAATGCCCAACTTTACGCCAACTTGCACCAATTCAATCAGAATCTCGAAAATTTAGTACAGCAGCGTACCTCTGAACTCTCCCAAACTTTAGAAGACTTAAAATCGGCTCAAAATAAACTGGTAGAATCGGAAAAAATGGCTGCCCTCGGAGGGTTGGTTGCAGGTGTTGCCCACGAAATCAATACTCCCATCGGCATCGGCATCACCGCCGCCTCCTTGCTTGCTGAAAAAGCCACAAAGTTTTTTGAGGTTTACAGTAACGGCTCAATCAAACGTTCAGAGTTAGAAAAGTTTCTGGATACCGCCATGCAAAGCAGTAATATGATCTTATCTAACCTCACGCGGGCAGCCGACTTGATTCACAGTTTTAAAGAAGTAGCTGTAGATCAGTCGAGCGAGTTAAAACGGACGTTTAATGTTAAAAACT
- a CDS encoding Cof-type HAD-IIB family hydrolase: MQNITASNPAKATDRAFGTADIQLLVVDIDGTIAGLSNTIRKPVKQAILAASSRGVKVAVATGRMYRSALRFHRDIGSTLPLICYQGAWIQDGATQKRLRHLPLSKQTALQLLDHFEEAHLRPLLSIHFYIDDQLYVPEITEATRIYAQRSGIEPNVIKDLRRDIPGEPTKVLALCENPGVLDGLLSSMRQRYTPAELYLTRSVATFFEATHPLANKGDAVQYLAEELLGLQAANVMAIGDNFNDVEMIAYAGVGVAMGNAPDGVKAAADWVAPDVEEDGVAAAIEQFVLGDR; encoded by the coding sequence ATGCAGAATATAACTGCCTCAAATCCAGCTAAGGCGACCGATCGCGCTTTTGGCACCGCAGACATTCAATTGCTGGTAGTGGATATAGACGGCACGATCGCAGGTTTGTCAAATACCATCCGAAAACCAGTCAAGCAGGCGATTTTGGCGGCCTCGTCGCGGGGAGTGAAAGTGGCCGTCGCTACGGGCAGGATGTACCGCTCAGCTTTGCGTTTTCACCGCGACATCGGCTCAACATTGCCGCTGATTTGCTACCAGGGCGCATGGATTCAAGATGGCGCTACTCAAAAACGGCTGCGGCACTTGCCGCTGTCGAAACAAACTGCTCTGCAACTGTTAGACCATTTTGAAGAAGCGCATTTGCGACCGCTGCTTTCGATCCATTTCTACATTGACGACCAACTTTACGTGCCGGAAATTACCGAAGCTACCCGAATTTATGCCCAACGATCGGGCATTGAACCAAATGTGATTAAGGATTTGCGGCGAGATATTCCGGGGGAACCTACGAAAGTTTTGGCATTGTGCGAGAATCCGGGGGTACTCGACGGCTTGCTCAGCAGTATGCGACAGCGCTACACGCCTGCGGAGCTTTATTTGACTCGATCCGTTGCTACTTTTTTTGAAGCTACGCATCCTTTGGCGAATAAGGGAGATGCGGTGCAGTATTTAGCGGAGGAACTTTTGGGTTTGCAGGCGGCGAATGTGATGGCGATCGGCGACAATTTTAATGATGTGGAAATGATTGCCTACGCGGGCGTGGGCGTGGCGATGGGCAATGCTCCTGATGGCGTGAAGGCTGCTGCTGATTGGGTGGCGCCGGATGTGGAGGAAGATGGGGTGGCGGCTGCGATCGAACAATTTGTTTTGGGCGATCGTTGA